One window of the Nothobranchius furzeri strain GRZ-AD chromosome 3, NfurGRZ-RIMD1, whole genome shotgun sequence genome contains the following:
- the LOC107384624 gene encoding LOW QUALITY PROTEIN: NLR family CARD domain-containing protein 3 (The sequence of the model RefSeq protein was modified relative to this genomic sequence to represent the inferred CDS: substituted 1 base at 1 genomic stop codon), producing MERSSKRRPEPPSHPRSLSLQSDQSADYPLNFKDKMRFFEMSSSSRDPLTQKSSSELSLISIKSTRSLDYPLNFKDGITEDKSEKISGLNQNQTVMDVIFKTLEENIMKFVKNELMRFQTVLHPHQTEHPEGQSSVEEMFLGVDEEQKRSSKESILNITLLFLRMMEQEHLADLLHNKTVTPLSTNKLKSALKKKSQCVFEGIAKAGNPTLLNQVYTELHITEGGTGEVNDEHEVRQIETASRKAQRSEXTIRQEDIFKLPPGRDEPIRTVMTKGVAGIGKTVLTQKFTLDWAEDKANQDIHFLFPFTFRELNVLKEKKFSLVELVHHIFTETKDICRFDKFQVVFIFDGLDECRLPLDFHNKEILTDITESTSVDVLLTNLIRGNLLPSAHLWITTRPAAANQIPPECVGMVTEVRGFTDPQKEEYFRKRFRDEEQASRIISNIKTSRSLHIMCHIPVFCWITATVLEDVMKTREGGELPKTLTEMYVHFLVFQTKVRKLKYHGGTETDPHWSPESRKMIESLGKLAFDQLEKGNLIFYESDLTECGIDIRAASVYSGVFTQIFREERGGLYQDKVFCFIHLSVQEFLAALHVHLTFTTFGVNLLEKQQKTSKKSKTGTFVSPLTNFYKTSVAKALQSPHGHLDLFLRFLLGLSLQTNQTLLRGLLTQTGSSSQTNQEIVRYIKKEIEMSSSPEKCINLFHCLNELNDGSLVKEIQLFMTSGTLSTDELSPAQWSALVFILLSSEKHLDVFDLKKYSASEEALRNLLPVIKASNRALLGGCSLSERSCEDLASVLSSPSSSLRQLDLSNNDLMDSGVKKLCVGLQSPRCRLESLRLSGCLITEEGSASLASALRSNTSHLMELDLSYNHPGEAGLKLLSDLQKDPQWSLATLRADHGGAWTLQAGLRKYSCQITLDFNTAHHHLNLSDRVVRVDPTQRSHPDHPERFDHWQQLICTNALTERHYWEVEWEGMVAIGVAYRGIGRKGDGTSCLLGGNHQSWSLYCAGNTYFVFSKNKKKNLHSPSSFSKRVGVFLDWSSGTLSFYRVSSDTLIHLWTFSTTFTEPVHPAFRVGFGQSTFSSSVSLCELK from the exons ATGGAAAG GTCTTCAAAGAGAAGACCAGAACCTCCTTCTCATCCCAGAAGTTTGTCCCTGCAGAGTGATCAATCTGCAGATTATCCTTTGAACTTTAAGGACAAAATGAGATTTTTTGAAATGAG TTCTTCTTCCAGGGATCCTCTGACGCAGAAAAGCTCCTCAGAACTCAGTCTTATCTCCATAAAGAGTACCAGATCCCTGGATTATCCTCTCAACTTCAAGGATGG AATTACAGAGGATAAGTCAGAGAAGATCAGTGGTCTTAACCagaaccagacagtgatggacgTCATCTTTAAG ACTCTTGAGGAGAATATTATGAAATTTGTGAAGAACGAGCTGATGAGGTTCCAGACAGTCCTACATCCGCATCAGACAGAACATCCAGAAGGTCAAAGCTCAGTGGAGGAGATGTTCCTGGGTGTAGATGAAGAGCAGAAGAGGAGCAGCAAAGAGTCCATTTTAAACATCACGCTGCTCTTCCTGAGGATGATGGAGCAGGAGCATCTCGCTGATTTATTACACAACA AAACTGTCACACCTTTAAGCACAAATAAACTCAAATCTGCTCTGAAGAAGAAGTCCCAGTGTGTGTTTGAGGGGATCGCTAAAGCAGGAAACCCGACGCTCCTGAATCAGGTCTACACAGAGCTCCACATCACGGAGGGAGGGACTGGAGAGGTCAATGATGAACATGAGGTCAGACAGATTGAAACAGCCTCCAGGAAAGCACAAAGATCTGAATAAACAATCAGACAAGAAGACATCTTTAAACTCCCACCTGGAAGAGACGAACCAATCAGAACGGTGATGACAAAGGGAGTGGCTGGCATCGGGAAAACAGTCTTAACACAGAAGTTCACTCTGGACTGGGCTGAGGACAAAGCCAACCAGGACATCCACTTCCTGTTTCCGTTCACCTTCAGAGAGCTGAATGTCCTGAAGGAGAAGAAGTTCAGCTTGGTGGAACTTGTTCATCACATCTTTACCGAAACCAAAGACATCTGCAGGTTCGATAAGTTCCAGGTGGTCTTCATCTTTGATGGTCTGGATGAGTGTCGACTTCCTCTGGACTTCCACAACAAGGAGATCCTGACTGATATTACAGAGTCCACCTCAGTAGATGTTCTGCTGACAAACCTCATCAGGGGGAACCTGCTCCCCTCTGCTCACCTCTGGATCACCACAAGACCTgcagcagccaatcagatccCTCCTGAGTGTGTTGGCATGGTGACAGAGGTCAGAGGGTTCACTGACCCACAGAAGGAGGAGTACTTCAGGAAGAGGTTCAGAGATGAGGAGCAGGCCAGCAGGATCATCTCCAACATCAAGACATCACGGAGCCTTCACATCATGTGCCACATCCCAGTCTTCTGCTGGATCACTGCTACAGTTCTGGAGGATGTGATGAAGACCAGAGAGGGAGGAGAGCTTCCCAAGACCCTGACTGAGATGTACGTCCACTTCCTGGTGTTTCAGACCAAAGTCAGGAAACTTAAGTACCATGGAGGAACTGAGACAGATCCACACTGGAGTCCAGAGAGCAGGAAGATGATTGAGTCTCTGGGAAAACTGGCTTTTGATCAGCTGGAGAAAGGAAACCTGATCTTCTATGAATCAGACCTGACCGAGTGTGGCATCGATATCAGAGCAGCCTCAGTGTACTCAGGAGTGTTCACACAGATCTttagagaggagagaggaggactGTACCAGGACAAGGTCTTCTGCTTCATCCATCTGAGTGttcaggagtttctggctgcTCTTCATGTCCATCTGACTTTCACCACATTTGGGGTCAACTTGCTGGAGAAGCAGCAGAAAACATCCAAGAAGTCCAAAACAGGAACATTTGTTTCTCCTCTGACAAACTTCTACAAGACCTCCGTGGCCAAGGCCCTACAGAGTCCACATGGACACCTGGACCTGTTCCTCCGGTTCCTCCTGGGTCTTTCACTGCAGACCAATCAGACTCTCCTACGAGGCCTGTTGACTCAGACAGGAAGTAGCTCACAGACCAATCAGGAAATTGTTCGTTACATCAAGAAGGAGATTGAGATGAGTTCTTCTCCAGAGAAGTGCATCAACCTGTTCCACTGTCTGAATGAACTGAATGATGGTTctctagtgaaggagatccaactGTTTATGACTTCAGGAACTCTCTCCACAGATGAACtgtctcctgctcagtggtcagctCTGGTCTTCATCTTACTGTCATCAGAAAAACATCTGGATGTGTTTGACCTGAAGAAATACTCTGCTTCAGAAGAGGCTCTTCGGAATCTGCTGCCTGTGATCAAAGCCTCCAACAGAGCTCT GTTGGGTGGTTGTAGCCTGTCAGAGAGAAGCTGTGAAGATCTGGCCTCCGTTCTCAGCTCTCCGTCCTCCAGTCTGAGACAACTGGACCTGAGTAACAACGACTTGATGGACTCAGGAGTGAAGAAGCTGTGTGTTGGTCTGCAGAGTCCTCGTTGTAGACTGGAGTCTCTCAG GCTGTCAGGTTGTCTGATCACAGAAGAAGGTTCTGCTTCTCTGGCTTCAGCTCTGAGATCTAACACATCCCACCTGATGGAGCTGGACCTGAGCTACAACCATCCAGGAGAAGCTGGACTGAAGCTTCTCTCAGATTTACAGAAGGATCCACAGTGGAGCCTGGCAACACTCAG GGCAGACCATGGAGGAGCCTGGACCCTACAAGCAGGACTAAGGAAGT ATTCTTGTCAAATTACTCTGGACTTCAACACGGCACACCATCACCTGAACCTGTCTGACAGAGTGGTGAGGGTGGATCCGACACAGAGGTCTCATCCTGATCATCCAGAAAGGTTCGACCACTGGCAGCAGCTGATTTGTACCAACGCTCTAACTGAACGCCATTACTGGGAGGTGGAATGGGAAGGGATGGTGGCCATTGGAGTGGCTTATAGAGGAATCGGCAGGAAAGGTGACGGCACCAGCTGTCTGCTTGGAGGGAACCATCAGTCCTGGAGTTTGTACTGTGCAGGAAATACTTACTTTGTtttcagcaaaaacaagaaaaaaaaccttCATTCACCTTCGTCCTTCTCTAAAAGAGTAGGAGTGTTTCTGGACTGGAGCTCTGGAACGCTGTCCTTCTACAGAGTCTCCTCAGACACTCTGATCCACCTCTGGACCTTCAGCACCACGTTTACAGAACCTGTCCACCCTGCCTTCAGGGTCGGGTTTGGGCAGAGCACCTTTAGTTCCTCCGTCTCTCTCTGTGAGCTGAAGTAG